In a genomic window of Flavobacteriales bacterium:
- a CDS encoding DUF3822 family protein → MKSGGWSAPRYAPSRERAWHLSILINHAQCAWCVHDVDTGVPVALHWSDGHGALDADALPAQQIATSFVTLPEWSAFVPESALTPGTEAQHLRLVHGGLPTGAMRTEAVESLGAVCVYLHDDELERTVLDRFPSARPVPMQSLMARGALARSSDGPVLLIHRGHDRLDCALADRGRLLLCNSYPARSSQDVLYYALLAADGSGIRPADLDLCYGGTHLTQHEQDLLQRYFQHSRAAVAPWIGHAEDPGTTPQRWLALLEQFACAS, encoded by the coding sequence ATGAAGAGCGGTGGCTGGAGCGCGCCGCGCTATGCGCCTTCCCGCGAACGGGCTTGGCACTTGAGCATCTTGATCAACCATGCCCAGTGCGCTTGGTGCGTGCACGACGTGGATACTGGAGTGCCCGTGGCGCTGCATTGGTCCGATGGGCACGGGGCGTTGGATGCGGATGCGCTGCCTGCGCAGCAGATAGCGACCAGCTTCGTGACGTTGCCGGAATGGAGCGCTTTCGTTCCAGAATCGGCCCTGACCCCGGGCACGGAGGCTCAGCATTTGAGATTGGTCCATGGCGGCCTTCCGACCGGTGCCATGCGCACGGAAGCCGTCGAGAGCCTGGGAGCCGTTTGCGTCTACCTCCACGACGACGAGCTTGAGCGCACCGTGCTCGACCGTTTCCCTAGTGCCCGGCCAGTGCCTATGCAATCGTTGATGGCGCGCGGCGCACTGGCTCGCTCATCCGACGGCCCCGTGCTGCTGATTCACCGCGGACACGACCGGCTTGATTGCGCCCTTGCCGATCGCGGCCGGTTGCTGCTGTGCAATTCGTATCCTGCTCGCAGCTCTCAGGATGTGCTGTACTACGCCTTGCTCGCCGCCGACGGCAGCGGCATCCGACCAGCTGACCTTGATCTCTGCTACGGCGGCACGCACCTCACGCAACACGAGCAGGACCTGCTGCAGCGTTACTTCCAGCATTCACGTGCGGCCGTAGCCCCATGGATCGGCCATGCCGAGGACCCGGGCACGACGCCACAGCGTTGGCTGGCCCTTCTCGAGCAGTTCGCATGCGCGTCATAG
- a CDS encoding RsmD family RNA methyltransferase, with protein MRVIGGKYRNRRIHPPPGTDARPTTDYAKEGLFNVLRNEVPLVGVRVLDLFAGTGNISLEFLSQGADEVVSVESDRRLHDYMGRLAEELGESRWHRVRADVFTYLRSAMGPFDIVFADPPFAMESIERLPTLVREQGLLGAEGLLIVEHSERVSLVHLPGFRSQRSYGLVQFSFFGQKETANDASA; from the coding sequence ATGCGCGTCATAGGCGGCAAATACCGCAATCGCCGTATCCATCCTCCTCCGGGAACCGATGCCCGGCCCACCACCGACTATGCGAAGGAGGGCCTTTTCAATGTGCTGCGGAATGAGGTACCGCTGGTTGGCGTGCGCGTGCTCGACCTCTTTGCCGGCACGGGCAACATCTCACTGGAATTCCTCTCGCAAGGCGCAGATGAAGTCGTGAGCGTGGAGAGCGATCGGCGCTTGCACGATTACATGGGCCGCTTGGCGGAAGAACTCGGCGAATCGCGCTGGCACCGGGTGCGCGCTGACGTGTTCACCTACCTGCGCTCGGCCATGGGTCCGTTCGACATCGTGTTCGCTGACCCCCCCTTCGCGATGGAGAGCATCGAGCGGCTGCCTACCTTGGTGCGGGAGCAAGGGCTGCTCGGCGCGGAAGGGCTCCTCATCGTGGAGCATTCCGAACGGGTGAGCCTAGTGCACCTGCCCGGATTCCGATCACAGCGGAGCTACGGACTGGTGCAGTTCAGCTTCTTCGGACAAAAAGAAACCGCCAACGACGCCTCAGCATGA
- the coaD gene encoding pantetheine-phosphate adenylyltransferase: MTAPIAVFPGTFDPITIGHVSIVHRALPLFRKLVIGVGVNSTKRTLFSEEQRLAWARLAFTAEPKVEVVSFTGLTVDLCKRVGAGFIVRGLRNSTDHGYERSIALMNRNLSEVETIFLPSAPEHAHISSTIVRELLANGADVSALVPPGVMTKLP, encoded by the coding sequence ATGACAGCCCCCATCGCCGTCTTCCCCGGCACCTTCGACCCGATCACCATCGGGCATGTGAGCATCGTGCATCGCGCGCTTCCGCTGTTCAGGAAGCTGGTGATCGGCGTTGGGGTGAACAGCACGAAGCGAACGCTATTCTCGGAAGAACAGCGTCTAGCCTGGGCGCGCCTGGCCTTCACCGCGGAGCCGAAAGTGGAAGTGGTTTCCTTCACCGGCCTCACCGTTGACCTCTGCAAGCGCGTTGGCGCCGGCTTCATCGTCCGCGGCCTGCGCAACAGCACCGACCATGGCTATGAGCGCAGCATCGCTTTGATGAACCGGAATCTCTCTGAGGTGGAGACCATCTTCCTGCCGTCTGCCCCTGAGCACGCGCACATCAGCAGCACTATCGTCCGGGAGCTGCTGGCCAATGGCGCCGATGTTTCCGCGTTAGTGCCTCCGGGAGTAATGACGAAGCTGCCATGA
- a CDS encoding TlpA family protein disulfide reductase, with protein MKRVIAICFALGVMNGWAQETVIRLQAPAYASQVAQLYRYDDLYTLRAVRIGSALLDAGGNAELQGNVIGTARLRIRIGDVHGDLYARSGARYIVTFNPPDARTARTVSGTMRTELSFSDLDPLDINALTSDLNSRIDGFIAEDLATDEAAGMQALPVMRKEATETDTVRRPPTLFVMPAFSKARIDSFELRVRNFYRDVKDPWFDQYLTYSFAGLRHGPRVNEAELFKACIGGKPVQYDNPEYARFIRSFFAEQLAMAHRLHGPALMRAYALADADSLKAVLARSDFLKDDRLCELVLIDLLHQQFHGPSVVRASALAILKRLSEGSLHLEHRRIAANAYWDLTAMHVGEALPPARVQDLTGRHASLDSLMKGPVCVVVTAAWCTYCDQELQGLESLHKEYGDAVPVIAISLDSELDAARRYTEQRPGMSFIWLHAEAEQQLRDDWRIVSLPAFYLLNDGVLARSPAPPPSRGLGALLHSAKANAADDGRVKVWDE; from the coding sequence ATGAAGAGGGTCATCGCCATCTGCTTTGCCCTTGGTGTCATGAATGGCTGGGCGCAAGAAACCGTGATCCGGCTCCAGGCGCCAGCTTATGCCAGCCAGGTGGCCCAGTTGTACCGCTATGATGACCTCTACACGCTGCGCGCGGTGCGAATCGGCAGTGCACTGTTGGACGCTGGCGGGAACGCAGAGCTCCAAGGGAACGTGATCGGTACAGCGCGCCTGCGGATCCGCATCGGCGATGTCCATGGCGACCTGTATGCGAGGTCCGGGGCGCGGTACATCGTCACGTTCAATCCGCCGGATGCCCGCACCGCTCGGACGGTCAGCGGCACCATGCGCACCGAGCTCTCCTTCAGCGACCTTGACCCGCTCGATATCAACGCGCTCACCAGCGACCTCAACTCGCGCATCGATGGGTTCATCGCAGAGGACCTTGCCACGGACGAGGCGGCCGGCATGCAGGCCCTACCTGTGATGAGGAAAGAGGCCACGGAAACGGATACCGTCCGTCGTCCGCCCACGCTCTTCGTGATGCCCGCTTTCAGCAAGGCGCGCATCGACAGCTTTGAGTTGCGGGTCCGCAATTTCTACCGCGATGTGAAGGACCCTTGGTTCGATCAGTACCTCACCTACAGCTTCGCCGGATTGCGCCACGGCCCGCGCGTGAACGAGGCGGAGCTTTTCAAGGCTTGCATCGGCGGGAAGCCGGTCCAGTACGACAACCCGGAATACGCACGCTTCATCCGCAGCTTCTTCGCCGAGCAGCTCGCGATGGCTCATCGGCTGCACGGCCCAGCGCTGATGCGCGCCTATGCACTGGCCGATGCTGACAGCCTGAAGGCCGTGCTGGCACGAAGCGATTTCCTCAAGGACGATCGGCTCTGCGAGCTGGTCCTCATCGATTTGCTGCATCAGCAGTTCCATGGGCCATCCGTGGTGAGGGCAAGCGCGCTGGCGATCCTCAAGCGATTGTCAGAAGGCTCGCTTCACCTGGAGCATCGGCGCATCGCGGCCAATGCTTACTGGGACCTCACAGCCATGCATGTTGGCGAAGCCCTGCCACCTGCGCGCGTGCAAGACCTCACTGGGCGCCATGCTTCTCTCGATAGCCTGATGAAGGGACCGGTGTGCGTCGTGGTCACTGCCGCATGGTGCACCTACTGCGATCAGGAGCTCCAAGGACTGGAGTCCCTTCACAAGGAATACGGAGATGCCGTGCCGGTGATCGCGATCTCCTTGGACAGCGAGCTCGATGCCGCTCGGCGCTATACGGAGCAGCGTCCCGGCATGTCGTTCATCTGGCTGCACGCCGAAGCCGAGCAGCAATTACGCGACGATTGGCGCATCGTGAGCCTGCCGGCTTTCTACCTGCTCAACGATGGCGTGCTGGCCAGATCGCCGGCACCGCCGCCAAGCCGAGGCCTTGGTGCACTGCTGCACAGTGCGAAGGCGAATGCGGCGGATGACGGCCGCGTGAAGGTGTGGGATGAATGA
- a CDS encoding DUF2490 domain-containing protein — MRTFRARKTVLSAALLVALAAAAQEPLRPVQRQELWVSGAVSTRLPESLHGLLGRRYDRFRVRGELGYRSADVFFAGRQIYLDVNLRFKPRKWLALAVEHRFAGRTGSPGLRNRSIVQAELQKEVGRATAEYRFIYQHSFIEWGGQREVFRNRFQLGYNIPKWKFDPELSVEFFTWAGYKGWSYFGTRWQFGTQYKLSKGHSISASIIHDRERDKAWPTHRWIGSFTYTANLRDL, encoded by the coding sequence ATGAGGACATTCCGCGCCCGGAAGACCGTCCTCTCAGCGGCGCTGCTTGTCGCCCTTGCTGCGGCAGCACAAGAGCCCTTGCGCCCAGTGCAGCGCCAGGAGCTCTGGGTCTCCGGCGCGGTGAGCACGCGCCTGCCCGAATCGTTGCACGGTCTGTTAGGCAGGCGCTATGATCGTTTCCGCGTGCGCGGAGAGCTGGGGTACCGCAGCGCTGATGTGTTCTTCGCCGGCCGGCAGATCTACCTCGACGTGAACCTGCGCTTCAAGCCCAGGAAATGGCTGGCACTGGCCGTGGAGCACCGCTTCGCCGGGCGCACCGGATCTCCCGGATTGCGCAACCGCAGCATCGTGCAGGCCGAATTGCAGAAGGAGGTCGGCCGCGCCACGGCAGAGTACCGCTTCATCTATCAGCATAGCTTCATCGAATGGGGCGGGCAGCGCGAAGTGTTCCGCAACCGTTTCCAGCTTGGCTACAACATCCCGAAATGGAAATTCGATCCGGAGCTCAGCGTCGAGTTCTTCACATGGGCCGGCTACAAGGGCTGGTCCTACTTCGGCACCCGCTGGCAGTTCGGCACGCAATACAAGCTGTCGAAAGGCCATTCGATCAGCGCATCCATCATTCACGACCGCGAGCGCGACAAGGCGTGGCCCACGCACCGATGGATCGGCTCATTCACGTATACGGCGAACCTGCGCGACCTTTGA